One segment of Panicum virgatum strain AP13 chromosome 1K, P.virgatum_v5, whole genome shotgun sequence DNA contains the following:
- the LOC120671137 gene encoding transcription factor IBH1-like 1 codes for MRGPNAGAFQQSFLKNLILSLQACSEACVSSSRSASAVMSLQERKRAIKSSADIAMAAARGGGARWPRAILASSSSSLSSRAATCKSPPAGKVHRCKRFVRRCFHARRSRHGGAGACSRARTATAMVTSGEVARRLVRKRTKVLRKMIPGGELLDEISLLQEAMDYVAHLHAQVDVLRRISNAVR; via the coding sequence ATGCGAGGCCCCAACGCCGGGGCCTTCCAGCAAAGCTTCCTCAAGAACTTGATCCTGAGCCTCCAGGCCTGCAGCGAAGCCTGCGTCTCATCCTCGAGGAGCGCGAGCGCCGTGATGAGCCTCCAGGAGAGGAAGCGCGCCATCAAGTCGTCGGCAGacatcgccatggccgccgcccgcggcggcggagcgcggtGGCCGCGGGCCATCCtggcctcttcttcttcttcgctgtCGTCTAGGGCGGCGACGTGCaagtcgccgccggcggggaaggTGCACAGGTGCAAGAGGTTTGTGAGGCGGTGTTTCCACGCGAGGAGGTCGAGACATGGCGGAGCCGGTGCTTGTTCTCGTGCGAgaacggcgacggcgatggtgACTAGCGGCGAGGTTGCGAGGAGGCTGGTGAGGAAGAGGACCAAGGTGCTGAGGAAGATGATACCTGGGGGTGAGCTGCTCGACGAGATCTCGTTGCTTCAGGAGGCCATGGACTACGTCGCGCACCTGCACGCGCAAGTTGACGTGCTCCGGCGCATCTCGAATGCAGTGCGATGA